A DNA window from Maribellus comscasis contains the following coding sequences:
- a CDS encoding putative manganese transporter — protein sequence MIEVFVPTLKQALIITAFVLFMMVVIDYINVQSKNLWANKLQRSPILQIIVAAILGITPGCLGAFTVVSLYSHRMMGVAGLVAAMIATSGDEAFVMFALFPEKAVLLQFVLLGIAILTGFIVNLFAKKNEPAGTHGFVIHEHEKCKCFVKKDIIPQLKNISFERTVLLLFSAILIILLATGIIGPNNWDWKKIIFLSGGLFLLFVFITTPEHFLKEHLYNHIIKKHLIRIFLWTWGAFVVLYFVQSNLELSDLVKDNPHWILFIAVLVGLIPESGPHLLFATLFSQNLLPFSILIANSIVQDGHGMLPLLAESGKDFVKVKIINMVVGLLVGFILLQLGL from the coding sequence ATGATTGAAGTTTTTGTTCCCACGCTAAAACAAGCATTAATAATAACGGCATTTGTGCTTTTCATGATGGTTGTTATCGATTATATTAATGTCCAAAGCAAGAATCTTTGGGCGAATAAATTACAGCGGTCACCTATATTGCAAATTATTGTTGCTGCAATTCTTGGAATTACACCTGGCTGTTTAGGTGCCTTTACTGTTGTTTCGTTATACAGCCATCGAATGATGGGAGTAGCCGGATTGGTAGCTGCCATGATTGCAACCTCAGGAGATGAAGCATTTGTAATGTTTGCACTATTTCCTGAGAAAGCAGTTTTACTTCAATTCGTATTATTGGGGATAGCCATTTTAACAGGGTTTATAGTAAACTTATTTGCAAAGAAAAATGAACCAGCGGGGACACACGGATTTGTTATACATGAACATGAGAAGTGCAAGTGTTTTGTAAAAAAAGACATTATTCCCCAGCTAAAAAATATTTCCTTTGAAAGAACCGTTTTGCTTTTATTTTCGGCAATTCTTATTATTCTTTTGGCTACTGGTATTATTGGCCCAAATAACTGGGACTGGAAGAAAATTATATTCCTCTCCGGAGGGCTATTCCTATTATTCGTGTTTATAACAACCCCGGAACATTTTCTAAAAGAGCATCTGTACAATCATATTATTAAAAAACATCTGATCCGAATTTTCCTTTGGACATGGGGTGCCTTTGTTGTATTGTATTTCGTGCAATCAAATCTGGAATTGAGCGATCTGGTTAAAGATAATCCTCACTGGATTTTATTTATAGCTGTACTGGTTGGTTTAATCCCTGAATCAGGTCCGCATCTATTATTTGCTACACTTTTTTCACAAAATCTTTTGCCTTTTAGTATACTTATTGCCAATTCTATAGTACAGGACGGGCATGGAATGTTACCCCTGCTTGCCGAATCGGGAAAAGATTTTGTAAAAGTTAAAATAATCAATATGGTTGTTGGGTTGCTTGTTGGTTTTATTTTATTGCAGCTCGGGTTGTAG
- a CDS encoding DUF5320 domain-containing protein, with translation MPSGDRTGPMGQGSMTGRGFGFCSGNDIPGFENGFGRSGRRGGRGFGFGRGAGGRGLGRRNLWNWPFPDFSMLHHRIPGREEEVKMLKSQAESLKNIQKDIERRLGELEKKD, from the coding sequence ATGCCATCAGGAGATCGTACCGGTCCAATGGGGCAAGGTTCCATGACCGGAAGAGGATTTGGATTTTGTTCGGGAAATGATATCCCCGGTTTTGAAAATGGTTTTGGCAGATCAGGAAGAAGAGGGGGAAGAGGCTTTGGTTTTGGCAGAGGAGCAGGAGGTCGCGGTTTAGGACGAAGAAACCTTTGGAATTGGCCATTTCCAGACTTTAGTATGTTACATCATCGGATTCCGGGCAGGGAAGAAGAAGTAAAAATGCTTAAATCGCAGGCAGAGTCTCTGAAGAATATTCAAAAGGACATTGAAAGAAGACTTGGAGAACTGGAAAAAAAGGATTAG